Proteins encoded within one genomic window of Tamandua tetradactyla isolate mTamTet1 chromosome 11, mTamTet1.pri, whole genome shotgun sequence:
- the ADAMTS10 gene encoding A disintegrin and metalloproteinase with thrombospondin motifs 10 isoform X4: MAPACQILHWALTLGLGLTFEVTHAFQSQDEFLSSLESYEITFPARVDHNGALLAFSPPGPRRHRRGAGATAEAHLFYKVAAPSTHFLLNLTRSSRLLAGHVLVEYWTREGLAWQRAARPHCLYSGHLQGQAGSSHVAISTCGGLHGLIVADEEEYLIEPLQGGAKGARAPEESGPHVVYKRSSLRHPHLDTACGVRDEKPWKGRPWWLRTLKPPPARPLGNETERGQPGLKRSVSRERYVETLVVADKMMVAYHGRRDVEQYVLAIMNIVAKLFQDSSLGSIINILVTRLILLTEDQPTLEITHHAGKSLDSFCKWQKFIVNRSGHGNAIPENGVANHDTAVLITRYDICIYKNKPCGTLGLAPVGGMCERERSCSINEDIGLATAFTIAHEIGHTFGMNHDGVGNSCGARGQDPAKLMAAHITMKTNPFVWSSCSRDYITSFLDSGLGLCLNNRPPRQDFVYPTVAPGQAYDADEQCRFQHGVKSRQCKYGEVCSELWCLSKSNRCITNSIPAAEGTLCQTHTIDKGWCYKRVCVPFGSRPEGVDGAWGPWSPWGDCSRTCGGGVSSSSRHCDSPRPTIGGKYCLGERRRHRSCNTDDCPPGSQDFREMQCSEFDSVPFRGKFYTWKTYRGGGVKACSLTCLAEGFNFYTERAAAVVDGTSCRPDTVDICVSGECKHVGCDRVLGSDLREDKCRVCGGDGSACETIEGVFSPALPGTGYEEVVWIPKGSVHIFIQDLNLSLSHLALKGDRESLLLEGLPGTPQPHRLPLAGTTFQLRQGPDHTQSLEALGPINTSLIVVVLAHTEVPALRYRFNAPIARDVLPPYSWHYVPWTKCSAQCAGGSQVQTVECRNQLDSSAVAPHHCSAHSKLPKRQRACNTEPCPPDWVVGNWSRCSRSCDAGVRSRSVVCQRRVSAAEEKALDDSACPQPRPPVLEACHGPVCPPEWAALDWSECTPSCGPGLRHRVVLCKSADHRTTLPPAHCPPTAKPPATMRCNLRRCPPARWVAGEWGECSVECGVGQQQRAVRCTSHTGQPSRECAEALRPPTTQQCEAKCDSAPPADGPEECKDVNKVAYCPLVLKFQFCSRAYFRQMCCKTCQGR; this comes from the exons ATGGCTCCCGCCTGCCAGATCCTCCACTGGGCCCTCACCCTAGGGCTGGGCCTCACGTTCGAGGTCACACATGCCTTCCAATCTCAAG ATGAGTTCCTGTCCAGCCTGGAGAGCTATGAGATCACCTTCCCCGCCCGTGTGGACCACAATGGGGCACTGCTGGCCTTCTCGCCCCCTGGCCCCCGAAGGCATCGCCGGGGTGCGGGGGCCACAGCCGAGGCCCATCTCTTCTACAAGGTGGCCGCACCCAGTACCCACTTCCTTCTGAACCTGACCCGCAGCTCCCGCCTATTGGCAGGCCACGTCCTAGTGGAATACTGGACACGAGAGGGCCTGGCCTGGCAGAGGGCCGCCCGACCACACTGCCTCTATTCCGGCCATCTGCAGGGCCAAGCTGGCAGTTCCCATGTGGCCATCAGCACCTGTGGGGGACTG CATGGCCTCATTGTAGCCGATGAAGAAGAATATCTGATCGAGCCCCTGCAAGGTGGGGCCAAAGGTGCCCGGGCCCCAGAGGAAAGTGGCCCCCATGTGGTGTACAAGCGTTCCTCCCTGCGCCACCCCCACCTGGACACAGCCTGTGGAGTGAGAG ACGAGAAGCCGTGGAAGGGGCGGCCCTGGTGGCTGCGAACCCTGAAGCCACCACCTGCCCGGCCCCTGGGGAATGAAACAGAGCGTGGACAGCCGGGGCTGAAGCGCTCTGTCAGCCGAGAGCGCTACGTGGAAACGCTGGTGGTGGCTGACAAGATGATGGTGGCTTATCACGGGCGCCGAGACGTGGAACAGTACGTGCTGGCCATCATGAACATT GTTGCCAAACTTTTCCAGGACTCGAGTCTGGGAAGCATCATTAACATCCTCGTGACGCGTCTCATCCTGCTCACGGAGGACCAG cccaccctgGAGATTACCCACCATGCTGGGAAGTCCCTGGACAGCTTCTGCAAGTGGCAGAAGTTCATCGTGAACCGCAGCGGCCACGGCAACGCCATACCAGAGAACGGCGTGGCCAACCATGATACGGCTGTGCTCATCACGCG CTATGACATCTGCATCTACAAGAACAAACCCTGTGGCACACTTG GCCTGGCCCCAGTGGGTGGGATGTGTGAGCGAGAGAGAAGCTGCAGCATCAACGAGGACATCGGCCTGGCCACAGCCTTCACCATTGCCCATGAGATCGGACACAC GTTTGGCATGAATCACGACGGTGTGGGGAATAGCTGCGGGGCCCGGGGCCAGGACCCGGCCAAACTCATGGCCGCACATATCACCATGAAGACCAACCCGTTCGTATGGTCCTCCTGCAGCCGTGACTACATCACCAGCTTTCTGGA TTCAGGCCTGGGGCTGTGCCTGAACAACCGGCCCCCCAGACAGGACTTTGTATACCCGACAGTGGCACCCGGCCAGGCTTACGATGCGGATGAACAGTGCCGCTTCCAGCACGGAGTCAAATCGCGTCAGTGTAAATACGGG GAGGTCTGCAGTGAGCTGTGGTGTCTGAGCAAGAGCAACCGGTGCATCACCAACAGCATCCCGGCCGCTGAGGGCACTCTGTGCCAGACGCACACCATCGACAAAGGG TGGTGCTACAAGCGAGTGTGCGTCCCTTTCGGGTCGCGGCCGGAGGGCGTGGATGGGGCCTGGGGCCCGTGGAGCCCGTGGGGTGATTGCAGCCGGACGTGTGGTGGCGGCGTGTCCTCCTCCAGCCGCCACTGCGACAGCCCCAG GCCAACCATCGGGGGCAAGTACTGCCTGGGCGAGAGACGGCGGCACCGTTCCTGCAACACCGAC GACTGTCCCCCTGGCTCCCAGGACTTCAGGGAGATGCAGTGTTCCGAGTTTGACAGCGTCCCCTTCCGTGGGAAATTCTACACGTGGAAGACCTACCGGGGAg GGGGCGTGAAGGCCTGCTCGCTCACCTGCCTGGCAGAAGGCTTCAACTTCTACACGGAGCGGGCAGCGGCTGTGGTGGACGGGACGTCCTGCCGCCCTGACACCGTGGACATCTGTGTCAGTGGCGAGTGCAAG CATGTGGGCTGCGACCGGGTCCTGGGCTCTGACCTGCGGGAGGACAAGTGCCGGGTGTGTGGAGGTGACGGAAGCGCCTGCGAGACCATCGAGGGGGTTTTCAGCCCAGCCTTGCCCGGGACTG GATATGAGGAAGTTGTCTGGATCCCCAAAGGTTCCGTCCACATTTTCATCCAGGACCTGAATCTTTCCCTCAGTCACCTGG CCCTGAAAGGGGACCGGGAGTCCCTGCTGCTGGAGGGGCTGCCCGGGACCCCCCAGCCCCATCGCCTGCCCCTGGCGGGAACGACATTTCAGTTGCGGCAGGGACCAGACCACACTCAGAGCCTAGAAGCCCTGGGACCCATCAACACTTCTCTCATCGTCGTG GTGCTGGCGCACACAGAGGTGCCTGCCCTCCGCTACCGCTTCAACGCACCCATCGCCCGCGACGTCCTCCCCCCTTACTCCTGGCACTATGTGCCCTGGACCAAGTGTTCAGCTCAGTGTGCGGGAG gcAGCCAGGTGCAGACTGTGGAATGCCGCAACCAGCTGGACAGCTCAGCCGTGGCCCCGCACCACTGCAGCGCCCACAGCAAGCTGCCCAAGAGGCAGCGCGCCTGCAACACAGAGCCCTGTCCTCCAGA CTGGGTGGTAGGGAACTGGTCCCGCTGCAGCCGCAGCTGCGATGCGGGCGTGCGCAGCCGCTCGGTGGTGTGCCAGCGCCGCGTGTCGGCTGCCGAGGAGAAGGCGCTGGACGACAGCGCGTGCCCGCAGCCGCGCCCACCAGTGCTCGAGGCCTGCCACGGCCCGGTCTGCCCGCCCGAATGGGCCGCCCTGGACTGGTCTGAG TGCACCCCCAGCTGTGGGCCAGGCCTCCGCCACCGCGTGGTCCTTTGCAAGAGCGCCGACCACCGCACCACGCTGCCCCCCGCACACTGCCCGCCCACAGCCAAGCCGCCGGCCACCATGCGCTGCAACTTGCGCCGCTGTCCCCCAGCCCGCTGGGTGGCGGGGGAGTGGGGCGAG TGCTCCGTGGAGTGCGGCGTCGGGCAGCAGCAGCGAGCGGTGCGCTGCACCAGCCACACTGGCCAGCCGTCGCGGGAGTGCGCGGAGGCCCTGCGCCCACCCACCACGCAGCAGTGCGAGGCCAAGTGCGACAGCGCGCCCCCTGCCGACGGCCCCGAAG AGTGCAAGGATGTGAACAAGGTCGCCTACTGCCCCCTGGTGCTCAAATTCCAGTTCTGCAGCCGAGCCTACTTCCGCCAGATGTGCTGCAAAACCTGCCAGGGCCGCTAG
- the ADAMTS10 gene encoding A disintegrin and metalloproteinase with thrombospondin motifs 10 isoform X2, producing MAPACQILHWALTLGLGLTFEVTHAFQSQDEFLSSLESYEITFPARVDHNGALLAFSPPGPRRHRRGAGATAEAHLFYKVAAPSTHFLLNLTRSSRLLAGHVLVEYWTREGLAWQRAARPHCLYSGHLQGQAGSSHVAISTCGGLHGLIVADEEEYLIEPLQGGAKGARAPEESGPHVVYKRSSLRHPHLDTACGVRDEKPWKGRPWWLRTLKPPPARPLGNETERGQPGLKRSVSRERYVETLVVADKMMVAYHGRRDVEQYVLAIMNIVAKLFQDSSLGSIINILVTRLILLTEDQPTLEITHHAGKSLDSFCKWQKFIVNRSGHGNAIPENGVANHDTAVLITRYDICIYKNKPCGTLGLAPVGGMCERERSCSINEDIGLATAFTIAHEIGHTFGMNHDGVGNSCGARGQDPAKLMAAHITMKTNPFVWSSCSRDYITSFLDSGLGLCLNNRPPRQDFVYPTVAPGQAYDADEQCRFQHGVKSRQCKYGEVCSELWCLSKSNRCITNSIPAAEGTLCQTHTIDKGWCYKRVCVPFGSRPEGVDGAWGPWSPWGDCSRTCGGGVSSSSRHCDSPRPTIGGKYCLGERRRHRSCNTDDCPPGSQDFREMQCSEFDSVPFRGKFYTWKTYRGGGVKACSLTCLAEGFNFYTERAAAVVDGTSCRPDTVDICVSGECKHVGCDRVLGSDLREDKCRVCGGDGSACETIEGVFSPALPGTGYEEVVWIPKGSVHIFIQDLNLSLSHLALKGDRESLLLEGLPGTPQPHRLPLAGTTFQLRQGPDHTQSLEALGPINTSLIVVVLAHTEVPALRYRFNAPIARDVLPPYSWHYVPWTKCSAQCAGARCRLWNAATSWTAQPWPRTTAAPTASCPRGSAPATQSPVLQTGW from the exons ATGGCTCCCGCCTGCCAGATCCTCCACTGGGCCCTCACCCTAGGGCTGGGCCTCACGTTCGAGGTCACACATGCCTTCCAATCTCAAG ATGAGTTCCTGTCCAGCCTGGAGAGCTATGAGATCACCTTCCCCGCCCGTGTGGACCACAATGGGGCACTGCTGGCCTTCTCGCCCCCTGGCCCCCGAAGGCATCGCCGGGGTGCGGGGGCCACAGCCGAGGCCCATCTCTTCTACAAGGTGGCCGCACCCAGTACCCACTTCCTTCTGAACCTGACCCGCAGCTCCCGCCTATTGGCAGGCCACGTCCTAGTGGAATACTGGACACGAGAGGGCCTGGCCTGGCAGAGGGCCGCCCGACCACACTGCCTCTATTCCGGCCATCTGCAGGGCCAAGCTGGCAGTTCCCATGTGGCCATCAGCACCTGTGGGGGACTG CATGGCCTCATTGTAGCCGATGAAGAAGAATATCTGATCGAGCCCCTGCAAGGTGGGGCCAAAGGTGCCCGGGCCCCAGAGGAAAGTGGCCCCCATGTGGTGTACAAGCGTTCCTCCCTGCGCCACCCCCACCTGGACACAGCCTGTGGAGTGAGAG ACGAGAAGCCGTGGAAGGGGCGGCCCTGGTGGCTGCGAACCCTGAAGCCACCACCTGCCCGGCCCCTGGGGAATGAAACAGAGCGTGGACAGCCGGGGCTGAAGCGCTCTGTCAGCCGAGAGCGCTACGTGGAAACGCTGGTGGTGGCTGACAAGATGATGGTGGCTTATCACGGGCGCCGAGACGTGGAACAGTACGTGCTGGCCATCATGAACATT GTTGCCAAACTTTTCCAGGACTCGAGTCTGGGAAGCATCATTAACATCCTCGTGACGCGTCTCATCCTGCTCACGGAGGACCAG cccaccctgGAGATTACCCACCATGCTGGGAAGTCCCTGGACAGCTTCTGCAAGTGGCAGAAGTTCATCGTGAACCGCAGCGGCCACGGCAACGCCATACCAGAGAACGGCGTGGCCAACCATGATACGGCTGTGCTCATCACGCG CTATGACATCTGCATCTACAAGAACAAACCCTGTGGCACACTTG GCCTGGCCCCAGTGGGTGGGATGTGTGAGCGAGAGAGAAGCTGCAGCATCAACGAGGACATCGGCCTGGCCACAGCCTTCACCATTGCCCATGAGATCGGACACAC GTTTGGCATGAATCACGACGGTGTGGGGAATAGCTGCGGGGCCCGGGGCCAGGACCCGGCCAAACTCATGGCCGCACATATCACCATGAAGACCAACCCGTTCGTATGGTCCTCCTGCAGCCGTGACTACATCACCAGCTTTCTGGA TTCAGGCCTGGGGCTGTGCCTGAACAACCGGCCCCCCAGACAGGACTTTGTATACCCGACAGTGGCACCCGGCCAGGCTTACGATGCGGATGAACAGTGCCGCTTCCAGCACGGAGTCAAATCGCGTCAGTGTAAATACGGG GAGGTCTGCAGTGAGCTGTGGTGTCTGAGCAAGAGCAACCGGTGCATCACCAACAGCATCCCGGCCGCTGAGGGCACTCTGTGCCAGACGCACACCATCGACAAAGGG TGGTGCTACAAGCGAGTGTGCGTCCCTTTCGGGTCGCGGCCGGAGGGCGTGGATGGGGCCTGGGGCCCGTGGAGCCCGTGGGGTGATTGCAGCCGGACGTGTGGTGGCGGCGTGTCCTCCTCCAGCCGCCACTGCGACAGCCCCAG GCCAACCATCGGGGGCAAGTACTGCCTGGGCGAGAGACGGCGGCACCGTTCCTGCAACACCGAC GACTGTCCCCCTGGCTCCCAGGACTTCAGGGAGATGCAGTGTTCCGAGTTTGACAGCGTCCCCTTCCGTGGGAAATTCTACACGTGGAAGACCTACCGGGGAg GGGGCGTGAAGGCCTGCTCGCTCACCTGCCTGGCAGAAGGCTTCAACTTCTACACGGAGCGGGCAGCGGCTGTGGTGGACGGGACGTCCTGCCGCCCTGACACCGTGGACATCTGTGTCAGTGGCGAGTGCAAG CATGTGGGCTGCGACCGGGTCCTGGGCTCTGACCTGCGGGAGGACAAGTGCCGGGTGTGTGGAGGTGACGGAAGCGCCTGCGAGACCATCGAGGGGGTTTTCAGCCCAGCCTTGCCCGGGACTG GATATGAGGAAGTTGTCTGGATCCCCAAAGGTTCCGTCCACATTTTCATCCAGGACCTGAATCTTTCCCTCAGTCACCTGG CCCTGAAAGGGGACCGGGAGTCCCTGCTGCTGGAGGGGCTGCCCGGGACCCCCCAGCCCCATCGCCTGCCCCTGGCGGGAACGACATTTCAGTTGCGGCAGGGACCAGACCACACTCAGAGCCTAGAAGCCCTGGGACCCATCAACACTTCTCTCATCGTCGTG GTGCTGGCGCACACAGAGGTGCCTGCCCTCCGCTACCGCTTCAACGCACCCATCGCCCGCGACGTCCTCCCCCCTTACTCCTGGCACTATGTGCCCTGGACCAAGTGTTCAGCTCAGTGTGCGGGAG CCAGGTGCAGACTGTGGAATGCCGCAACCAGCTGGACAGCTCAGCCGTGGCCCCGCACCACTGCAGCGCCCACAGCAAGCTGCCCAAGAGGCAGCGCGCCTGCAACACAGAGCCCTGTCCTCCAGA CTGGGTGGTAG
- the ADAMTS10 gene encoding A disintegrin and metalloproteinase with thrombospondin motifs 10 isoform X1, producing MAPACQILHWALTLGLGLTFEVTHAFQSQDEFLSSLESYEITFPARVDHNGALLAFSPPGPRRHRRGAGATAEAHLFYKVAAPSTHFLLNLTRSSRLLAGHVLVEYWTREGLAWQRAARPHCLYSGHLQGQAGSSHVAISTCGGLHGLIVADEEEYLIEPLQGGAKGARAPEESGPHVVYKRSSLRHPHLDTACGVRDEKPWKGRPWWLRTLKPPPARPLGNETERGQPGLKRSVSRERYVETLVVADKMMVAYHGRRDVEQYVLAIMNIVAKLFQDSSLGSIINILVTRLILLTEDQPTLEITHHAGKSLDSFCKWQKFIVNRSGHGNAIPENGVANHDTAVLITRYDICIYKNKPCGTLGLAPVGGMCERERSCSINEDIGLATAFTIAHEIGHTFGMNHDGVGNSCGARGQDPAKLMAAHITMKTNPFVWSSCSRDYITSFLDSGLGLCLNNRPPRQDFVYPTVAPGQAYDADEQCRFQHGVKSRQCKYGEVCSELWCLSKSNRCITNSIPAAEGTLCQTHTIDKGWCYKRVCVPFGSRPEGVDGAWGPWSPWGDCSRTCGGGVSSSSRHCDSPRPTIGGKYCLGERRRHRSCNTDDCPPGSQDFREMQCSEFDSVPFRGKFYTWKTYRGGGVKACSLTCLAEGFNFYTERAAAVVDGTSCRPDTVDICVSGECKHVGCDRVLGSDLREDKCRVCGGDGSACETIEGVFSPALPGTGYEEVVWIPKGSVHIFIQDLNLSLSHLALKGDRESLLLEGLPGTPQPHRLPLAGTTFQLRQGPDHTQSLEALGPINTSLIVVVLAHTEVPALRYRFNAPIARDVLPPYSWHYVPWTKCSAQCAGARCRLWNAATSWTAQPWPRTTAAPTASCPRGSAPATQSPVLQSECPPGAGLRGWGGDGPP from the exons ATGGCTCCCGCCTGCCAGATCCTCCACTGGGCCCTCACCCTAGGGCTGGGCCTCACGTTCGAGGTCACACATGCCTTCCAATCTCAAG ATGAGTTCCTGTCCAGCCTGGAGAGCTATGAGATCACCTTCCCCGCCCGTGTGGACCACAATGGGGCACTGCTGGCCTTCTCGCCCCCTGGCCCCCGAAGGCATCGCCGGGGTGCGGGGGCCACAGCCGAGGCCCATCTCTTCTACAAGGTGGCCGCACCCAGTACCCACTTCCTTCTGAACCTGACCCGCAGCTCCCGCCTATTGGCAGGCCACGTCCTAGTGGAATACTGGACACGAGAGGGCCTGGCCTGGCAGAGGGCCGCCCGACCACACTGCCTCTATTCCGGCCATCTGCAGGGCCAAGCTGGCAGTTCCCATGTGGCCATCAGCACCTGTGGGGGACTG CATGGCCTCATTGTAGCCGATGAAGAAGAATATCTGATCGAGCCCCTGCAAGGTGGGGCCAAAGGTGCCCGGGCCCCAGAGGAAAGTGGCCCCCATGTGGTGTACAAGCGTTCCTCCCTGCGCCACCCCCACCTGGACACAGCCTGTGGAGTGAGAG ACGAGAAGCCGTGGAAGGGGCGGCCCTGGTGGCTGCGAACCCTGAAGCCACCACCTGCCCGGCCCCTGGGGAATGAAACAGAGCGTGGACAGCCGGGGCTGAAGCGCTCTGTCAGCCGAGAGCGCTACGTGGAAACGCTGGTGGTGGCTGACAAGATGATGGTGGCTTATCACGGGCGCCGAGACGTGGAACAGTACGTGCTGGCCATCATGAACATT GTTGCCAAACTTTTCCAGGACTCGAGTCTGGGAAGCATCATTAACATCCTCGTGACGCGTCTCATCCTGCTCACGGAGGACCAG cccaccctgGAGATTACCCACCATGCTGGGAAGTCCCTGGACAGCTTCTGCAAGTGGCAGAAGTTCATCGTGAACCGCAGCGGCCACGGCAACGCCATACCAGAGAACGGCGTGGCCAACCATGATACGGCTGTGCTCATCACGCG CTATGACATCTGCATCTACAAGAACAAACCCTGTGGCACACTTG GCCTGGCCCCAGTGGGTGGGATGTGTGAGCGAGAGAGAAGCTGCAGCATCAACGAGGACATCGGCCTGGCCACAGCCTTCACCATTGCCCATGAGATCGGACACAC GTTTGGCATGAATCACGACGGTGTGGGGAATAGCTGCGGGGCCCGGGGCCAGGACCCGGCCAAACTCATGGCCGCACATATCACCATGAAGACCAACCCGTTCGTATGGTCCTCCTGCAGCCGTGACTACATCACCAGCTTTCTGGA TTCAGGCCTGGGGCTGTGCCTGAACAACCGGCCCCCCAGACAGGACTTTGTATACCCGACAGTGGCACCCGGCCAGGCTTACGATGCGGATGAACAGTGCCGCTTCCAGCACGGAGTCAAATCGCGTCAGTGTAAATACGGG GAGGTCTGCAGTGAGCTGTGGTGTCTGAGCAAGAGCAACCGGTGCATCACCAACAGCATCCCGGCCGCTGAGGGCACTCTGTGCCAGACGCACACCATCGACAAAGGG TGGTGCTACAAGCGAGTGTGCGTCCCTTTCGGGTCGCGGCCGGAGGGCGTGGATGGGGCCTGGGGCCCGTGGAGCCCGTGGGGTGATTGCAGCCGGACGTGTGGTGGCGGCGTGTCCTCCTCCAGCCGCCACTGCGACAGCCCCAG GCCAACCATCGGGGGCAAGTACTGCCTGGGCGAGAGACGGCGGCACCGTTCCTGCAACACCGAC GACTGTCCCCCTGGCTCCCAGGACTTCAGGGAGATGCAGTGTTCCGAGTTTGACAGCGTCCCCTTCCGTGGGAAATTCTACACGTGGAAGACCTACCGGGGAg GGGGCGTGAAGGCCTGCTCGCTCACCTGCCTGGCAGAAGGCTTCAACTTCTACACGGAGCGGGCAGCGGCTGTGGTGGACGGGACGTCCTGCCGCCCTGACACCGTGGACATCTGTGTCAGTGGCGAGTGCAAG CATGTGGGCTGCGACCGGGTCCTGGGCTCTGACCTGCGGGAGGACAAGTGCCGGGTGTGTGGAGGTGACGGAAGCGCCTGCGAGACCATCGAGGGGGTTTTCAGCCCAGCCTTGCCCGGGACTG GATATGAGGAAGTTGTCTGGATCCCCAAAGGTTCCGTCCACATTTTCATCCAGGACCTGAATCTTTCCCTCAGTCACCTGG CCCTGAAAGGGGACCGGGAGTCCCTGCTGCTGGAGGGGCTGCCCGGGACCCCCCAGCCCCATCGCCTGCCCCTGGCGGGAACGACATTTCAGTTGCGGCAGGGACCAGACCACACTCAGAGCCTAGAAGCCCTGGGACCCATCAACACTTCTCTCATCGTCGTG GTGCTGGCGCACACAGAGGTGCCTGCCCTCCGCTACCGCTTCAACGCACCCATCGCCCGCGACGTCCTCCCCCCTTACTCCTGGCACTATGTGCCCTGGACCAAGTGTTCAGCTCAGTGTGCGGGAG CCAGGTGCAGACTGTGGAATGCCGCAACCAGCTGGACAGCTCAGCCGTGGCCCCGCACCACTGCAGCGCCCACAGCAAGCTGCCCAAGAGGCAGCGCGCCTGCAACACAGAGCCCTGTCCTCCAGAGTGAGTGCCCGCCAGGGGCCGGGTTGAGGGGATGGGGGGGGGACGGTCCTCCCTAG